Below is a window of Drosophila miranda strain MSH22 chromosome 3, D.miranda_PacBio2.1, whole genome shotgun sequence DNA.
tgttttgtatAATTTGGTTTATCTTAAGTTGTAGTGTAGGCTTCTTTATGATGTTATTCTTGATTATTAGATCTGCGCGCGGCAATGGGCAGTAATGAAATTGTTAGGGGACTTTCGACTTAGACAATATTCTACTTTATTGATCTTGCTTTTAGGGTAATCTCTCCGCCGCATCTAAGATGTTAAACCGCGCGGTTGACTGATGTTACAATTTCTAACCCTGGAAGGTGGCCAAGAACTTGGAAACAATATCCTTCAGCTTGGCATCGGTGGCCTCAGAGATAGCGCCCTCCTTGGCAATGGTGTCGAGCAGACCCTGCTCGCTGGTCTTCATGAGCTGCAAGAACTCCTTCTCGAAGTTGGTGATCTTGCTGGGGTCCATCTTGTCCAAGTAACCGCGCACGCCGCAGTAGATGACAGCAACCTTGAGTGGAAGAAGAGATTAGAGACACATCGCAGAGGGTGCATCAATAGGCTACGCACCTGATCCTCAATGGCCATGGGCACGTACTGTCCCTGCTTGAGCAGCTCGGTCAGACGCACACCACGgttcagcagctgctgggTGGAGGCATCCAAATCAGAACCGAACTGGGCGAAGGCAGCGACCTCACGGTACTGAGCCAACTCCAGCTTCATGGAGCCGGCCACCTGCTTCATGGCCTTGGTCTGGGCAGCGGAGCCGACACGGGAGACTGAGAGACCGACGTTGATGGCGGGACGGATACCCTTGTAGAACAACTCGGTTTCCAAGAAGATCTGGCCGTCAGTGATCGAAATGACATTGGTTGGAATGTAGGCGGACACATCACCGGCCTGGGTCTCAATAACGGGCAGGGCAGTCAGGGATCCACCTCCCATGGCGGGGGACATCTTGGCGGCACGCTCCAAGAGACGGGAGTGAAGGTAGAACACATCACCGGGGTAGGCCTCACGACCTGGGggacgacgcagcagcagagaCATCTGACGGTAGGCGACGGCATGCTTGGACAAATCGTCGTAGATGATCAGAGCGTGCTTTCCCTTGTCGCGGAAGAACTCGCCCATGGCGCAACCGGAGTAGGGAGCCAGATACTGCAGGGGAGCGGCATCCGAAGCGGTGGCAGACACAATAATGGTGTACTTCATGGCGCCGGCGTCAGTCAGACGCTTCAGCATCTGGGCGACAGTGGAACGCTTCTGGCCAATGGCAACGTAGATGCAGTACAGCTTCTTGGACTCCTCCTGGGCGTCGTTGAAACGCTTCTGGTTGATGATGGTATCAATGGCCAGAGCAGTCTTTCTGCAAGAGCGGTCGGGTTACAGAGTCAGTTGGAGAAACTGTGGGTAGAGCTCTTCACCACTTACCCAGTCTGCCTGTCGCCGATGATCAGCTCACGCTGGCCACGACCGATGGGCACCAGAGAGTCCACAGCCTTGATTCCGGTCTGCATGGGCTCGCGCACAGACACACGGGGAATGATGCCGGGGGCCTTGATGCCGACACGGAAGCGGTCCTTGGTGTCGATGGCGCCCAGGCCGTCGATGGCGTTACCCAGAGCGTCGACAACGCGACCCAGCAGCTCATAACCGACTGGGACATCGACAATGGCGCCAGTACGCTTGACAATATCGCCCTGCTTGATCAGCTTGTCGTTACCAAAGACGACCACACCGACATTGTCGGCCTCCAAGTTGAGGGACATGCCCTTCAAACCGGAGGAGAACTCCACCATCTCATCGGCCTGCACGTTGTTCAGGCCATAGACACGAGCGATACCGTCACCAATGCTCAGCACACGACCGGTTTCCTCCAGATCGGCCTTGGGCGAAATGCCCAGGATTCTCTCCTCCAGGACGGAAGAGATTTCCGCGCTGCGCTGTGTGCTGGCAACATGGAACTTACGGGCAGCGAGAGTGGAAGCTGGGTACGCAACCTTGCAGGCAATCTGGAAGACAATAGCAATCGAATCGAGTTCCGGAATTACTAACAATTTCGCTTATGTAAGGCAAGTGTGTGCGGAGGGGATGTGCCGTAGTTGAGTAACCACTACACGAGGGACACCAGCTTTTCATCTGCTTTGTGGTTTTTTACCCACGAATAATAGATTCACGAAACTCTacggctttttttttttatcaatTCTAGTCTCCGCACACCCCCTCACGCACTCTACTGCTGGCTCGACACTTGCTGCCTTGCACATAACCTCACACTTTTGGGTACTGCCAACGAGCCGATGGCGAAGCCGACATACCCAAAATTATGTAATATTTCTACACAACAAATGCACCTTGCGCGTTTCTAGTCACTATTACTATGCGATTAGCTACCAAATTGCAATTTCAAGTTCCTAGACATCTTAGCGATAGTTATGTAACAGAGGAGCCACCATCCGGCCGCTTATGGTTTTTGCCGAATTGCGTAAGACAAATTCTTGGCCAAAACGCTGAAAAACCAAGCGATCCGCTGGCCGCTACTGGGGAGTCTCCTCCGACCATTCTTTATAATCCATTTCTACTTAACCTGCACTTTTTCTTTGCCAATTCTCTCGGCAATTGGGTGCGA
It encodes the following:
- the LOC108160360 gene encoding ATP synthase subunit alpha, mitochondrial; translation: MSMISARLASSVARTLPKSAAQIACKVAYPASTLAARKFHVASTQRSAEISSVLEERILGISPKADLEETGRVLSIGDGIARVYGLNNVQADEMVEFSSGLKGMSLNLEADNVGVVVFGNDKLIKQGDIVKRTGAIVDVPVGYELLGRVVDALGNAIDGLGAIDTKDRFRVGIKAPGIIPRVSVREPMQTGIKAVDSLVPIGRGQRELIIGDRQTGKTALAIDTIINQKRFNDAQEESKKLYCIYVAIGQKRSTVAQMLKRLTDAGAMKYTIIVSATASDAAPLQYLAPYSGCAMGEFFRDKGKHALIIYDDLSKHAVAYRQMSLLLRRPPGREAYPGDVFYLHSRLLERAAKMSPAMGGGSLTALPVIETQAGDVSAYIPTNVISITDGQIFLETELFYKGIRPAINVGLSVSRVGSAAQTKAMKQVAGSMKLELAQYREVAAFAQFGSDLDASTQQLLNRGVRLTELLKQGQYVPMAIEDQVAVIYCGVRGYLDKMDPSKITNFEKEFLQLMKTSEQGLLDTIAKEGAISEATDAKLKDIVSKFLATFQG